CGCTGGCGGTGCGCACCAAGGCCCTGCAGCGCTTCCGGGACTTCACCGTGGTCTTCGCCAAGGTGGGGAACACCTACGAGGTGCGCATGCTGGAACTGGGTCGCCGGACGCCGGAATGGACCGAGGTCCTGGGCGGCCTGGACCCCGGAACCGAGTATGTGGTCGACGGCGCCTTCCTGATCCGCGCCGACATCGAGAAGTCAGGGGCCAGCCATGACCACTGATCTGATCCCCGCCGCGCCGCGCGACAGCCTGCTGAAGCGCGTCATCACCCTGTCGATCCGGTTCCGGTGGGCTGTGCTGGCCCTGGTTCTGCTGTCCGCCGCCCTCGGAGTCTGGAGTTTCCAGCGGCTGCCCATCGACGCGACCCCCGACATCACCAATGTCCAGGTGCAGATCAACACCGAGGCCCCCGGGTTCTCGCCGCTGGAATCCGAACAGCGCATCACCTTCCCGGTGGAAACCGCCATCGCCGGCGTGCCGGGACTGCAGCACACCCGCTCCATCTCGCGCTACGGCCTGAGCCAGGTGACCGCAGTCTTCAAGGACGGAACCGACATCTACTTCGCCCGCCAACTGATCAATGAGCGGCTGCAGGGCGCGCGCGGCCAGATTCCGGCCGGGGTAACCCCCGAGATGGGGCCGATCTCGACCGGGCTGGGCGAGATCTTCATGTACACGGTGGAGGCCAAGCCAGGCGCACGCAAGCCCGGCGGCCAGGCCTATACGCCAGAGGACCTGCGCACGCTGCAGGACTGGGTGATCCGGCCGCAACTTCGCACCACGCCAGGCGTCGTTGAAGTCAACACCGTCGGCGGCTTCGAGCGTCAATACCATGTGGCCCCCCTCCCCGAACGGCTGTCGGCCTATGGCCTGACCCTGGCCGAGGTGATCTCCGCCCTGGAGCGCAACAACGCCAACGTCGGCGCCGGCTATGTCGAGCGGTTCGGCGAGCAGTACCTGGTGCGGGTTCCGGGTCAGGCCACGGGCATCGAGGACCTGAAGGGGATCATCGTCAGCCATCGCAACGGCGTGCCGATCCGCGTGGCCGATGTCGCCGACGTGGGGATGGGCGAGGAACTGCGCACCGGGGCGGCCACCGAGAACGGCCGCGAGGTGGTGCTGGGCACCGTCATGATGCTGGTGGGGGAAAACAGCCGCACCGTCGCCCGCGCCGCCGCCGCCCACCTGGAGGTGGCCGCCAAGGCCCTGCCTCCCGGCGTGGTGGCCGTGCCGGTTTATGACCGCACCGACCTGGTGGACCGCACCATCAAGACCGTCGCCACCAGCCTGGTGGAGGGCGCCTTGCTGGTGATCGTGGTGCTGTTCCTGTTGCTGGGAAACATCCGCGCCGCCCTGATCACCGCGGCGATCATCCCCTTCTCCATGTTGCTGACGATCACCGGAATGGTCCAGGGCAAGGTGTCGGGCAACCTGATGAGCCTGGGGGCCCTGGACTTCGGCCTGATCGTCGATGGGGCGGTGATCATCGTCGAGAACTGCCTGCGGCGGTTTGGCGAGGCGCAGCATCGCCTGGGCCGGGTGCTGACCGGTGACGAACGCTTTGGCCTGGCGGCCGACGCCACCAACGAGGTGATCGGCCCGTCGCTGTTCGGGGTGCTGATCATCACGCTGGTCTATGTGCCGATCTTCGCCCTGACCGGGGTGGAGGGGAAGATGTTCCACCCGATGGCGATGACCGTGGTCATGGCCCTGACCGCCGCCATGGTGCTGTCGCTGACCTTCGTGCCCGCCGCCGTGGCCCTGTTCGTCACCGGCAAGGTGGAGGAGACCGAGAGCCCGGTGATGCGGCGCGCGCGCAGGCTCTATGAGCCGGCCCTGGCCTTGGCCCTGCGGCTGCGGACCGTCTTCGTGGGCGGGGCCGTGGTGCTGGTGCTGCTGGCCGGGTTCGCGGCCAGCCGCATGGGATCGGAATTCATCCCCAACCTCGACGAGGGCGACATCGCCATGCACGCCCTGCGCATCCCCGGCACCAGTCTGAGCCAGGCGGTCAGCATGCAGACCGCCCTGGAGGCCCGCATCAAGCGGTTCCCGGAGGTGGAGCGCGTGGTGGCCAAGCTGGGGACGGCGGAGGTGGCCACCGACCCGATGCCGCCCTCGGTGGCCGACACCTTCATCCTGCTGAAGGACCGCAAGGATTGGCCCGACCCGCGCAAGCCCCGGAGCCAACTGCTGGCCGAGCTGGAGGCGGCGGTGGCCGAGATTCCAGGGAATAACTACGAATTCACCCAGCCGATCCAGATGCGGTTCAATGAACTGCTGTCGGGGGTGCGGGCCGATGTGGCGGTGAAGGTGTTCGGCGACGACCTGGCGCAGCTGGCCACGATCGGCGAGCAGCTGAAGGGCGTGATTGAGGCCACGCCCGGCGCGCAGGACGTCGGCGTCGAGCAGACCACGGGCCTGCCGGTGCTGCAGATCACCCCGGACCGGGCGGCGCTGGCCCGGCTAGGCCTGAACGTCCAGGACATCCAGGACGTGGTGGCCACCTCGATCGGCGGCACGGTCGCCGGCCAGGTGTTCGAGGGCGACCGGCGGTTCGATATTGTCGTCCGCCTGCCCGAGGCCCTGCGCAACAATGTCGATGAGGTGGGCCGTCTGCGCATCCCGCTGGCGGCGTCACGGGACGGGTCGCGAGGCTTCGTGCCCCTGGCCGACGTGGCCAGGGTGGAGGTGGAGATCGGCCCCAACCAGATCAGCCGCGAGAACGGCAAGCGCCGCGTGGTGGTGACCACAAATGTGCGCGGCCGCGACCTCGGCTCCTTCGTCGAGGACCTGGAGCGCAAGGTCGACGCGGCGGTGGACATCCCGAGCGGCTACTGGGTGACCTATGGCGGCACCTTCGAGCAACTGATCTCGGCCACCAAGCGGCTGCAGATCGTGGCGCCCGCCGTGCTGTTGCTGATCTTCGGCCTGCTCTACGCCCTGTTCCGCTCAGCCCGGGATGCAGCGATCGTGTTCTCGGGCGTACCGTTGGCCCTGACCGGCGGTGTGGCGGCCTTGCTGCTGCGCGGCCTGCCGCTGTCGATCTCGGCGGCGGTGGGGTTCATCGCGCTTTCGGGGGTGGCGGTGCTGAACGGGGTGGTGATGGTCAGCTTCATCCGCAACCTCATCGCGCAGGGCAAGCCACTGGACGACGCCATCTCCGAGGGTGCGCTCACCCGCCTGCGGCCGGTGTTGATGACCGCGCTGGTGGCCAGCCTGGGGTTCGTGCCGATGGCCTTCAATGTGGGGGCCGGCGCGGAAGTGCAGCGACCGTTGGCCAGCGTGGTGATCGGCGGGATCATCTCCTCGACGATCCTCACCCTGCTGGTGCTGCCCGCCCTCTACCGCATGGTGCATGGTCGCAAGGCCGCGGGTGACAGGGCGCCGGTTTAGCGGCCAGGCGGTGAGCTCTTTCCGCCCCCGTTTACGGGGAAGGAAAGAGCTCTACGGCTTCCTGACCTTCAGGATCGACCAGGTGATCTGGACGCCGGTCCCCACGCTCTGACGGCGACATCACGATTGATATGATCGTATGTCTCCCGGTCAATGATGAGCAACCCATATGATGAGGATGACCACAATCAACCACCGAGGCGTCGCCGCCGGCGCTAAGTCGGCTGGAGCCAGACCCCTGCGGAGTTGACCCATGAGCCCGATAAACCTGAAGTCCCCGATCACCGTGGCCCATGGTGACGGCATCGGCCCGGAGATCATGGCCGCCAGCCTGAGGGTGCTGGAGGCGGCGGGCGCCCAGCTGGAGATCGAGACCGTCGAGATCGGCGAGGCGGTCTATCTGCAGGGACACAGCTCAGGCATCACCGCCGAGACCTGGGACAGCCTGAGGCGCACCAGGGTCTTCTACAAGGCCCCGATCAGCACCCCCCAGGGCGGAGGGTTCAAGTCGCTGAACGTCACGGTGCGCAAGACCCTTGGACTCTACGCCAACGTCCGCCCCTGTGTGGCCTACGCCCCTTTCGTGGAGACACGGCACCCGAAGATGGATCTGGTGATCATCCGGGAGAACGAGGAAGACCTCTATGCCGGGATCGAGCACCGGCAGACCGACGAGGTGTTCCAGTGCCTGAAGCTGGTGAGCCGGCCCGGCTGCGAGCGGATCGTGCGCTATGCCTTTGAATATGCGCGGGCCAACGGCCGCAGGAAGGTCACCTGCCTGACCAAGGACAACATCATGAAGCTGACCGACGGTCTGTTTCACAAGGTGTTTGACGAAATCGGCCAGGACTATCCCGAGCTCGAAAAGCACCACGCCATCATCGACATCGGGGCCGCGCGGCTCGCCGACACCCCCGAGGACTTCGACGTCATCGTCACGCTGAACCTCTATGGCGACATCCTGTCGGACATCGCCGCCCAGGTGGCCGGCTCGGTGGGCTTGGCGGGATCGGCCAATATCGGCGACCAGGTCTCGATGTTCGAGGCGATCCATGGCTCGGCGCCGGATCTGG
The sequence above is drawn from the Phenylobacterium glaciei genome and encodes:
- a CDS encoding NADP-dependent isocitrate dehydrogenase — protein: MSPINLKSPITVAHGDGIGPEIMAASLRVLEAAGAQLEIETVEIGEAVYLQGHSSGITAETWDSLRRTRVFYKAPISTPQGGGFKSLNVTVRKTLGLYANVRPCVAYAPFVETRHPKMDLVIIRENEEDLYAGIEHRQTDEVFQCLKLVSRPGCERIVRYAFEYARANGRRKVTCLTKDNIMKLTDGLFHKVFDEIGQDYPELEKHHAIIDIGAARLADTPEDFDVIVTLNLYGDILSDIAAQVAGSVGLAGSANIGDQVSMFEAIHGSAPDLAGQDKANPSGVLLAGVMMLNHLGQSPVAERIHNAWLATLEDGIHTADVYKAGRSKALVGTKAFAEAVIARLGQEPKTLPVVRYGANAPMAIAAPPRRPPARKETIGVDLFVQWRGGPQDLAQQLQAIAGGPLELKMITNRGVKVWPGGMPETFCTDHWRCRFMNGGGPVALSEIVALSHRAAEAGVDFIKTEHLCTFDGEPGFSLGQGQ
- a CDS encoding efflux RND transporter permease subunit; this translates as MTTDLIPAAPRDSLLKRVITLSIRFRWAVLALVLLSAALGVWSFQRLPIDATPDITNVQVQINTEAPGFSPLESEQRITFPVETAIAGVPGLQHTRSISRYGLSQVTAVFKDGTDIYFARQLINERLQGARGQIPAGVTPEMGPISTGLGEIFMYTVEAKPGARKPGGQAYTPEDLRTLQDWVIRPQLRTTPGVVEVNTVGGFERQYHVAPLPERLSAYGLTLAEVISALERNNANVGAGYVERFGEQYLVRVPGQATGIEDLKGIIVSHRNGVPIRVADVADVGMGEELRTGAATENGREVVLGTVMMLVGENSRTVARAAAAHLEVAAKALPPGVVAVPVYDRTDLVDRTIKTVATSLVEGALLVIVVLFLLLGNIRAALITAAIIPFSMLLTITGMVQGKVSGNLMSLGALDFGLIVDGAVIIVENCLRRFGEAQHRLGRVLTGDERFGLAADATNEVIGPSLFGVLIITLVYVPIFALTGVEGKMFHPMAMTVVMALTAAMVLSLTFVPAAVALFVTGKVEETESPVMRRARRLYEPALALALRLRTVFVGGAVVLVLLAGFAASRMGSEFIPNLDEGDIAMHALRIPGTSLSQAVSMQTALEARIKRFPEVERVVAKLGTAEVATDPMPPSVADTFILLKDRKDWPDPRKPRSQLLAELEAAVAEIPGNNYEFTQPIQMRFNELLSGVRADVAVKVFGDDLAQLATIGEQLKGVIEATPGAQDVGVEQTTGLPVLQITPDRAALARLGLNVQDIQDVVATSIGGTVAGQVFEGDRRFDIVVRLPEALRNNVDEVGRLRIPLAASRDGSRGFVPLADVARVEVEIGPNQISRENGKRRVVVTTNVRGRDLGSFVEDLERKVDAAVDIPSGYWVTYGGTFEQLISATKRLQIVAPAVLLLIFGLLYALFRSARDAAIVFSGVPLALTGGVAALLLRGLPLSISAAVGFIALSGVAVLNGVVMVSFIRNLIAQGKPLDDAISEGALTRLRPVLMTALVASLGFVPMAFNVGAGAEVQRPLASVVIGGIISSTILTLLVLPALYRMVHGRKAAGDRAPV